One genomic region from Pseudomonas sp. R5-89-07 encodes:
- a CDS encoding GTP-binding protein — translation MSIALNVITGFLGSGKTTLLKRLLQGESLGDTALLINEFGDVGIDHLLVEEVAPDTVLLPSGCVCCSIRGELKDALLGLLQRRERGEIPAFKRVILETTGLADPAPILATLNNDVQLRGRFHIGLVITLVDASHAALQERLHPEWLAQVAAADRLLLSKTDLVDDCTALREHLQALNAGTLILQTQAILSGDQLLLGEGVRGAEPAVEVSRWQLHQPVTARHGAAQVCCLTFEQPLDWVGFGVWLSMLLRCHGERILRVKGLLNVNASSAPIVIHGVQHCLHAPVHLPAWPGTERHSRLVFILRGLDPAQLRRSFDVFARRFAA, via the coding sequence ATGAGTATTGCCCTGAATGTCATCACCGGTTTCCTCGGCAGCGGCAAGACCACCTTGCTCAAGCGCCTGTTGCAGGGCGAAAGCCTGGGCGACACCGCGTTGCTGATCAACGAGTTCGGCGATGTCGGCATCGACCATCTGCTGGTTGAAGAAGTCGCGCCGGATACCGTCCTGCTGCCCAGCGGCTGCGTGTGCTGCTCGATTCGCGGTGAGTTGAAAGACGCGCTACTGGGCCTGTTGCAACGCCGTGAGCGCGGCGAGATTCCGGCCTTCAAACGGGTGATCCTGGAAACCACCGGCCTGGCCGACCCCGCGCCAATCCTCGCTACGCTGAACAACGACGTGCAACTGCGCGGGCGTTTTCATATCGGCCTGGTGATCACCCTGGTCGATGCCAGCCATGCTGCACTGCAAGAGCGCCTGCACCCGGAGTGGCTGGCCCAGGTGGCGGCGGCCGACCGGTTGCTGTTGAGCAAGACCGACCTGGTCGACGATTGCACCGCGTTGCGCGAGCACCTGCAGGCCCTCAACGCCGGTACGTTGATCCTCCAGACCCAGGCCATTCTCAGCGGCGATCAACTGCTGCTCGGCGAAGGTGTGCGCGGCGCCGAGCCCGCCGTGGAGGTCAGTCGCTGGCAGCTGCATCAACCCGTCACGGCCCGTCACGGCGCGGCGCAGGTGTGCTGCCTGACCTTCGAGCAACCGCTGGACTGGGTCGGGTTCGGGGTGTGGTTGTCGATGCTGCTAAGATGCCACGGCGAACGAATCCTTCGCGTCAAAGGACTGCTCAACGTGAACGCAAGCTCGGCCCCTATCGTCATCCATGGCGTGCAGCACTGCCTGCATGCCCCGGTGCATCTGCCCGCCTGGCCAGGCACCGAGCGCCACTCGCGCCTGGTGTTCATCCTGCGTGGCCTCGACCCTGCGCAGTTGCGCCGTTCCTTCGACGTGTTCGCACGGCGGTTCGCAGCATGA
- a CDS encoding PotD/PotF family extracellular solute-binding protein has protein sequence MITLRVLGTSVTLLECLRVRAEQELGIRLVYQVHDVEQAQRIAVMQPDSYDLYDQWFHNVDFVWPARAIQPIDTRRIALWHEINDLPKRGRLSPNDRLGSGSVPSERLFVQHDGSLGSSVTERISMLPLTHNADSFAYRPERLPEGFCHGNESWGWLLDPAWRARTALQSDAAIGALDAALAVQGAGLAQFRDIGNMSIEEIDVLAGILVRKQKEGHFAAFWSDDEEAAQLMLSPSIDIQSLWSPTLMRLHRAGVKYRLAVPREGYRAWFGGLSLSRHARGPVLDAAYAYLNWWLSGWPGAVMARQGYYIGNPARSRDHLSSAEWDYWYAGKPAREELLGSDGLPLIDIGEVRDGGSYEQRMGHIAVWNSVMDEHNYLVRRWGDFMRARCL, from the coding sequence ATGATCACGTTGCGTGTACTCGGCACCTCCGTGACCTTGCTCGAATGCCTGCGCGTGCGCGCCGAGCAGGAGCTGGGCATTCGCCTGGTGTACCAGGTGCATGATGTGGAACAGGCCCAGCGTATCGCGGTGATGCAGCCCGACAGCTACGACTTGTACGACCAGTGGTTCCACAACGTCGACTTCGTGTGGCCGGCGCGGGCCATCCAGCCCATCGACACGCGGCGCATCGCGCTGTGGCACGAGATCAACGACCTGCCCAAGCGCGGCCGACTGTCGCCCAACGATCGCCTGGGCAGCGGCAGCGTGCCGAGTGAGCGGCTGTTCGTGCAGCATGACGGCAGCCTCGGCAGCAGCGTGACCGAGCGCATCAGCATGTTGCCGCTGACCCACAACGCCGACAGTTTTGCCTATCGCCCCGAGCGTTTGCCCGAGGGTTTTTGCCACGGCAACGAAAGCTGGGGCTGGCTGCTCGACCCGGCGTGGCGCGCGCGCACAGCACTGCAAAGTGATGCCGCCATCGGTGCGCTGGATGCCGCGCTGGCGGTGCAGGGTGCGGGGCTGGCGCAGTTCAGGGACATCGGCAACATGAGCATCGAGGAGATCGACGTACTCGCCGGGATTCTGGTGCGCAAGCAAAAAGAGGGGCACTTTGCGGCGTTCTGGTCCGACGATGAAGAAGCCGCGCAATTGATGCTCAGCCCCAGCATCGACATCCAGAGCCTGTGGTCGCCCACCTTGATGCGTCTGCACCGTGCCGGCGTGAAATACCGGCTTGCCGTGCCGCGTGAAGGCTATCGCGCCTGGTTCGGCGGGCTATCGTTGTCGCGCCATGCACGGGGCCCGGTGCTGGATGCGGCCTACGCCTACCTCAATTGGTGGTTGTCCGGCTGGCCGGGGGCGGTGATGGCGCGCCAGGGTTACTACATCGGCAACCCGGCGCGCAGCCGCGACCACCTGAGCAGCGCCGAGTGGGATTACTGGTACGCCGGCAAACCTGCACGCGAAGAGCTGCTGGGCAGCGACGGCTTGCCGTTGATCGACATCGGCGAAGTGCGTGACGGCGGCTCCTATGAGCAACGCATGGGGCACATCGCGGTGTGGAATTCGGTGATGGATGAACACAATTATCTGGTGCGCCGTTGGGGCGATTTCATGCGCGCACGCTGCCTGTAG
- a CDS encoding glucose/quinate/shikimate family membrane-bound PQQ-dependent dehydrogenase: MSTDGASSPSRLLPRLLGVLLLIMGLALLAGGVKLSMLGGSLYYLLAGIGIALTGVLLLATRRAALGLYALVLFASTVWALWEVGLDWWQLVPRLALLFALGIVMLLPWFRRPLLRGQAAPLGTGALSVAVVLAGATALASQFTNPGEMVKTGQLDRDAVPGMASAAPSQADGDWNSYGRSAFGDRYSPLAQITPENSHKLVPAWTFRTGDIPGAGDPGETTAENTPLKVNGMLYVCTPHSQVIALDPDTGKEIWRFDPKITTQGAENFKGWAHMTCRGVSYHDDAVYASEQSPTGSASPAAAPNACPKRIFVPTADTRLIALNADTGKMCEDFGDKGQVDLRANIGSFAPGGYYSTSPPAVTKNLVVIGGHVTDNVSTDEPSGVIRAFDVHTGKLVWNWDSGNPDDTTPLAEGKTYTRNSPNMWSMFAVDEKLGTLYLPMGNQMPDQYGGDRTDDSEKYAAGLTALDIDTGHVKWTFQFTHHDLWDMDVGGQPSLIDIKTADGVKQAVMASTKQGSIYVLDRATGQPVVPINEIPVPQGAVAGDRTSPTQPKSDLNFMPPPLKERDMWGVTPFDQLICRIDFKSMRYDGPFTPPSLQGSIVYPGNFGVFDWGGISVDPVRQIAFVNPSYMAFKSKLIPAAEIAKQGPRVSETEGVQPNKGAPYGVILEALLSPMGLPCQAPAWGYVAAVDLTTHKTIWMHKNGTVRDSSPVPIPLTMGVPSLGGTFTTAGGVAFLSGTLDQYLRAYDVKNGKQLWEGRLPAGAQTTPMTYTGKDGKQYVLVMAGGHGSLGTKQGDYVMAFKLPD, encoded by the coding sequence ATGAGCACTGATGGTGCCTCAAGCCCAAGCCGCCTGCTGCCCAGGCTGCTAGGCGTCTTGTTGCTGATCATGGGGCTGGCCTTGTTGGCCGGTGGCGTCAAGCTGAGCATGCTCGGCGGTTCGCTGTATTACCTGCTGGCCGGTATCGGCATCGCCTTGACCGGCGTATTGCTGCTGGCCACCCGCCGCGCCGCGCTGGGCCTGTACGCACTGGTGCTGTTCGCCAGTACCGTGTGGGCACTGTGGGAAGTCGGCCTGGATTGGTGGCAACTGGTACCGCGCCTGGCCCTGTTGTTCGCCTTGGGCATCGTCATGCTGCTGCCATGGTTTCGCCGTCCGTTGCTGCGTGGTCAAGCCGCGCCGCTGGGCACCGGTGCACTGAGCGTGGCTGTTGTGCTGGCGGGCGCTACCGCCCTGGCCAGCCAATTCACCAACCCGGGTGAAATGGTCAAGACCGGCCAACTGGACCGCGATGCAGTGCCAGGCATGGCCAGCGCCGCACCGAGCCAGGCCGATGGTGACTGGAATTCCTACGGCCGTTCGGCCTTCGGTGACCGTTACTCGCCACTGGCGCAGATCACCCCGGAAAACTCGCACAAGCTGGTGCCGGCCTGGACCTTCCGTACCGGTGACATTCCTGGCGCGGGCGACCCCGGTGAAACCACCGCGGAAAACACCCCGCTGAAAGTCAACGGCATGCTGTACGTGTGTACCCCGCATAGCCAGGTCATCGCCCTGGACCCGGACACCGGCAAGGAAATCTGGCGTTTCGACCCGAAGATCACCACCCAGGGTGCTGAGAACTTCAAGGGTTGGGCGCACATGACCTGCCGTGGCGTGTCGTACCACGATGACGCCGTCTACGCCTCCGAGCAGAGCCCAACCGGCAGCGCCAGCCCGGCCGCCGCGCCAAATGCCTGCCCGAAACGCATCTTCGTGCCGACTGCCGACACCCGTCTGATCGCCCTGAACGCCGACACCGGCAAGATGTGCGAAGACTTCGGTGACAAAGGCCAGGTCGACCTGCGCGCCAACATCGGCAGCTTCGCCCCAGGCGGTTACTACTCCACCTCACCACCGGCCGTGACCAAAAACCTGGTGGTGATCGGCGGTCACGTCACCGACAACGTTTCCACCGACGAGCCAAGCGGCGTGATCCGCGCGTTCGACGTGCACACCGGCAAGTTGGTATGGAACTGGGACAGCGGCAACCCGGACGACACCACCCCGTTGGCCGAGGGCAAGACCTACACCCGCAACTCGCCGAATATGTGGTCCATGTTCGCCGTGGATGAAAAACTCGGCACGCTGTACCTGCCGATGGGCAACCAGATGCCCGACCAGTACGGCGGCGACCGTACCGATGACTCCGAAAAATACGCCGCCGGCCTGACCGCCCTGGACATCGACACCGGCCACGTGAAGTGGACCTTCCAGTTCACCCACCACGACCTGTGGGACATGGACGTGGGCGGCCAGCCTTCGCTGATCGACATCAAGACCGCTGACGGCGTCAAGCAAGCGGTGATGGCGTCGACCAAGCAAGGCAGCATCTACGTGCTCGACCGCGCCACCGGCCAACCGGTAGTGCCGATCAATGAAATCCCGGTGCCACAGGGCGCAGTCGCGGGCGACCGCACCTCGCCTACCCAACCCAAGTCCGACCTGAACTTCATGCCACCGCCCCTCAAGGAGCGTGACATGTGGGGTGTGACGCCGTTCGACCAACTGATCTGCCGGATCGACTTCAAGTCGATGCGCTACGACGGCCCGTTCACCCCGCCGTCGCTGCAGGGCTCCATCGTGTACCCAGGCAACTTCGGCGTGTTCGACTGGGGCGGCATCTCGGTTGACCCGGTTCGCCAGATCGCGTTCGTGAACCCAAGCTACATGGCGTTCAAATCGAAACTGATCCCGGCTGCCGAGATCGCCAAGCAAGGCCCACGCGTCAGCGAAACCGAAGGCGTACAGCCGAACAAAGGCGCGCCGTACGGCGTGATCCTCGAAGCGCTGCTGTCGCCGATGGGCCTGCCGTGCCAGGCGCCAGCGTGGGGCTATGTGGCCGCGGTCGACCTGACCACCCACAAAACCATCTGGATGCACAAGAACGGCACCGTGCGTGACAGCTCGCCGGTTCCGATCCCGCTGACCATGGGCGTGCCTAGCCTGGGCGGTACCTTCACCACGGCAGGTGGCGTCGCGTTCCTGAGCGGTACTCTCGACCAGTACCTGCGTGCCTACGACGTGAAAAACGGCAAGCAACTGTGGGAAGGCCGCCTGCCAGCCGGCGCGCAAACCACCCCGATGACCTACACCGGCAAGGACGGCAAGCAATACGTGCTGGTCATGGCCGGCGGTCACGGCTCGCTGGGCACCAAGCAGGGTGACTATGTGATGGCGTTCAAACTGCCGGATTAA
- a CDS encoding TonB-dependent receptor: MSRSCLWRLSPLAAALLICSEAHALELQPQIITGNPLGSEQLASPTTVLEGDDLTLQQKGSLGETLNKQPGVSSSYFGPGASRPVIRGQDGDRIRILRNGVGALDASSLSYDHAVPLDPINVERIEIVRGPAALLYGGSAIGGVVNTFDNRIPTAAIEGIHGAGELRYGGADTTRSSAGKLEAGDGTFALHLDANAREFNDLKIPGYARSRHAPESDDGPGKNGRLGNSDGRQDGGAVGGSYTWDDGYAGLSYSNYDSNYGSPAEQDVRIRMQQEHYAFASEIRNLQGPFTSVKVDAGYTDYQHREIEGGETGTTFKNKGYEARVEARHQRIGPFDGVVGAQVTRNEFSALGEEAFVPQTDTNAGALFILEEMQATERLKLSLGGRLEHTSVDPDAKGNARFANADKTSDFTAGSLSSGAVYTLTPVWSLAATLGYTERAPTFYELYANGAHVATGTYELGDANLSKEKAVSSDLALRFDTGTHKGSFGVFYSRFSNYIGLLGTGRTLNDEGEEEAGGIPEYTYSGVRARFAGFEAQDHWKLGEGAYGKFALELSGDYTRATNLDTGEALPRIAPLRLNSGLLWELDRWQARIDVEHAAGQGRVPSNENGTDGYTTLGASAGYHFNVGSSQWLAFVNGENLTNQTVRYASSILRDIAPAPGRSVQFGIRTTF; encoded by the coding sequence ATGTCCCGCTCCTGTCTCTGGCGCCTGTCGCCCCTCGCCGCCGCCCTGTTGATCTGCTCCGAAGCCCATGCGCTGGAACTGCAACCTCAAATCATTACCGGCAATCCATTGGGCAGCGAACAACTCGCCTCGCCCACCACGGTACTGGAAGGCGACGACCTGACCCTGCAGCAAAAAGGCAGCCTCGGCGAAACCCTGAACAAGCAGCCAGGGGTGTCGTCTTCGTACTTTGGCCCGGGAGCCAGCCGGCCGGTGATTCGCGGCCAGGACGGCGACCGCATTCGCATCCTGCGCAACGGCGTGGGCGCGCTGGATGCCTCGTCACTGTCCTACGACCACGCCGTGCCGCTGGACCCGATCAACGTCGAACGCATTGAAATCGTACGTGGCCCGGCGGCCTTGTTGTACGGCGGCAGTGCCATCGGCGGTGTGGTCAATACTTTCGACAACCGCATCCCCACCGCAGCCATCGAAGGCATTCATGGTGCCGGTGAACTGCGCTACGGCGGCGCCGACACCACCCGCAGCAGCGCGGGCAAGCTGGAAGCCGGCGACGGCACCTTTGCCTTGCACCTGGACGCCAATGCGCGGGAATTCAACGACCTGAAAATCCCGGGCTATGCGCGCAGCCGCCATGCCCCCGAATCCGACGATGGCCCCGGCAAGAACGGGCGCCTGGGCAACAGCGATGGGCGCCAGGATGGCGGCGCAGTGGGCGGGTCCTACACCTGGGATGATGGCTACGCGGGGCTGTCCTACAGCAACTACGACAGCAACTACGGCTCCCCCGCCGAACAGGACGTGCGCATCCGCATGCAGCAGGAGCACTACGCATTCGCCTCCGAGATCCGCAACCTGCAAGGCCCGTTTACCTCGGTAAAAGTCGACGCGGGCTACACCGACTACCAGCACCGCGAAATCGAAGGCGGCGAGACCGGCACCACGTTCAAGAACAAAGGCTATGAAGCGCGGGTGGAAGCTCGCCACCAGCGGATCGGGCCGTTCGACGGCGTGGTCGGCGCACAAGTGACCCGCAACGAATTCTCGGCCCTGGGTGAAGAGGCCTTCGTGCCCCAGACCGATACCAACGCCGGCGCACTGTTCATTCTCGAGGAAATGCAAGCCACCGAGCGCCTCAAACTCAGCCTCGGCGGGCGCCTGGAACACACCAGCGTCGACCCGGATGCCAAGGGCAACGCGCGCTTCGCCAATGCCGACAAGACCAGTGATTTCACCGCCGGCAGCCTGTCTTCCGGCGCGGTCTACACCCTGACGCCGGTCTGGTCATTGGCCGCCACCCTGGGCTACACCGAGCGCGCACCGACGTTTTACGAGCTATACGCCAATGGCGCTCACGTCGCCACCGGCACCTACGAACTGGGCGATGCAAACCTGTCCAAAGAGAAAGCGGTGTCCAGCGACCTGGCCCTGCGCTTCGACACTGGCACCCACAAGGGCAGCTTCGGTGTGTTCTACAGCCGCTTCTCCAATTACATCGGCTTGCTCGGTACGGGCCGTACGTTGAACGATGAAGGTGAAGAGGAAGCGGGCGGTATTCCCGAATACACCTACTCCGGGGTACGCGCACGTTTCGCCGGCTTCGAAGCCCAGGATCACTGGAAACTCGGCGAAGGCGCCTACGGCAAGTTCGCCCTGGAACTGTCGGGCGACTACACCCGCGCCACCAACCTGGACACCGGCGAAGCCCTGCCGCGCATCGCCCCGCTGCGCCTGAACAGCGGCTTGCTGTGGGAGCTGGATCGCTGGCAGGCACGCATCGACGTGGAACATGCCGCCGGCCAGGGGCGCGTGCCGAGCAACGAAAACGGCACCGACGGCTACACCACCCTCGGCGCAAGCGCGGGTTACCACTTCAATGTCGGCAGCAGCCAGTGGCTGGCGTTCGTCAACGGTGAAAACCTGACCAACCAAACCGTGCGCTATGCCAGCTCGATCCTGCGCGACATTGCGCCGGCACCGGGGCGCAGTGTGCAATTCGGCATCCGCACTACCTTCTAA
- a CDS encoding VF530 family DNA-binding protein — MTATSNDPLHGVTLQHVLTTLVEHYEWAGLAERIDIRCFKSDPSIKSSLTFLRKTPWAREKVEGLYVKLMRTKRPLD; from the coding sequence ATGACCGCGACAAGCAACGACCCGCTCCACGGCGTGACCCTGCAACACGTCCTCACCACCCTGGTGGAGCACTACGAATGGGCAGGCCTGGCCGAACGCATTGATATCCGCTGCTTCAAGAGCGACCCCAGCATCAAGTCGAGCCTGACCTTCCTGCGCAAGACCCCTTGGGCCCGAGAAAAAGTCGAAGGCTTGTACGTCAAGCTGATGCGCACCAAACGCCCGCTGGATTGA
- a CDS encoding Pr6Pr family membrane protein: protein MKRFVAVAALSGWAGLAIQQYLILYSRWSSDASLLGGLISFLSFFTVLTNTLVVVVLSYWLVKRESAAKRFFLAPVISSGIAVSIVVVSLAYNLLLRHLWTPEGFQFIADELLHDVMPVLFLIYWWRCVPKGTLRVKHIAGWVIYPSVYFAYVLLRGHWLGQYQYPFIDVGSLGYPQVFVNAGGILLGFIVIALAVVGLDNRLKSP, encoded by the coding sequence GTGAAGCGTTTTGTCGCGGTGGCTGCGTTGTCCGGTTGGGCGGGGTTGGCAATCCAGCAATACCTGATCCTCTATTCGCGCTGGTCCAGCGACGCCAGCCTGCTGGGCGGATTGATCAGTTTCCTGAGTTTCTTCACGGTGCTGACCAATACCCTGGTCGTCGTGGTGCTGAGCTATTGGCTGGTCAAGCGCGAATCCGCCGCCAAGCGGTTTTTCCTCGCGCCTGTGATCAGCAGCGGTATTGCCGTGAGCATCGTCGTGGTGAGCCTGGCCTACAACCTGTTGCTGCGGCACTTGTGGACCCCCGAGGGCTTTCAGTTCATCGCCGATGAATTGCTGCATGACGTGATGCCGGTGCTGTTTCTGATCTACTGGTGGCGGTGCGTGCCCAAGGGCACCTTGCGGGTCAAGCACATTGCCGGGTGGGTGATTTACCCCTCGGTGTACTTCGCTTATGTACTGCTGCGCGGGCATTGGCTGGGGCAGTATCAATACCCGTTCATCGATGTGGGCAGCCTGGGTTATCCACAGGTGTTCGTGAATGCCGGGGGGATTTTGCTGGGGTTTATTGTGATTGCGCTGGCGGTGGTAGGGCTGGATAACCGCTTGAAATCGCCCTGA
- a CDS encoding siderophore-interacting protein — MNTQTIHRVTHEIKRRRLQVLRVEDITPRMRRITLGGPELAGFISLGSDDHIKLLFPQNAAEQAALESPTFSIKGDGPQPAMRDYTPRRFDLSRGELDIDFVLHGDGPASTWAEQAQVGQHLYIGGPRGSMIVPDIFDSYLLIGDETALPAIGRRLEELPAGRKVLAVIEIADAEERQVLESAADVEIVWVVRGQGDLLEAVRNLTLPEGTLYSFVATESKLSRQVRRVLLDTHKVNEEYLKAVGYWRAEGSEEEPA, encoded by the coding sequence ATGAACACACAAACCATTCATCGCGTGACTCACGAAATCAAACGCCGCCGCCTGCAAGTCCTGCGCGTGGAGGACATTACCCCGCGCATGCGTCGCATCACCCTGGGCGGCCCGGAACTGGCGGGGTTCATCAGCCTGGGCAGTGACGATCACATCAAGCTGCTGTTTCCACAGAACGCCGCCGAACAAGCAGCTCTGGAAAGCCCGACGTTCAGCATCAAGGGTGACGGCCCGCAACCTGCGATGCGCGACTACACACCACGGCGCTTCGACCTGAGCAGGGGCGAACTGGATATCGATTTCGTGCTGCACGGCGACGGCCCTGCGTCCACCTGGGCGGAGCAGGCGCAAGTCGGCCAGCACCTGTATATCGGCGGGCCACGGGGCTCGATGATCGTGCCGGATATCTTCGACAGCTACCTGCTGATCGGCGACGAAACCGCCCTGCCCGCGATCGGTCGCCGCCTGGAGGAACTCCCCGCCGGGCGCAAGGTGCTGGCGGTGATTGAAATTGCCGATGCAGAGGAACGGCAGGTGCTGGAGAGCGCTGCGGACGTCGAAATTGTTTGGGTGGTGCGCGGCCAGGGCGACCTGCTCGAGGCCGTGCGCAACCTGACACTGCCCGAAGGCACGCTGTACAGCTTTGTCGCGACCGAGAGCAAGCTGTCGCGCCAGGTGCGGCGGGTGTTGCTCGACACCCACAAGGTCAACGAAGAGTACCTCAAGGCCGTGGGTTACTGGCGGGCAGAAGGCAGTGAAGAGGAACCAGCCTGA
- a CDS encoding PadR family transcriptional regulator, whose amino-acid sequence MREHPPHDSRDGFEKRMGRERGGRGPRVFAPGDLKLLLPALIAEQPCHGYDLIRRIESLFDGAYSPSPGVIYPTLTFLEESELISGDAEGGKKRYTITDAGRLYLSEQAVALDGVRMRIDVSKRSLRGQDRPPQIHEAVHNLRHALHSHHGRWSPEEITRVAALLNRTAQAIADGKDQ is encoded by the coding sequence ATGAGAGAGCACCCTCCCCACGACAGCCGCGACGGCTTCGAAAAACGCATGGGCCGTGAACGCGGCGGGCGTGGACCACGCGTTTTCGCCCCAGGCGACCTGAAACTGCTGCTGCCGGCCTTGATCGCCGAACAGCCGTGCCATGGCTACGACCTGATCCGCCGGATCGAAAGCCTGTTCGATGGCGCCTACAGCCCCAGCCCCGGCGTGATCTACCCTACCCTGACCTTTCTCGAGGAGAGCGAGTTGATCAGCGGCGACGCCGAGGGCGGAAAAAAGCGCTACACAATCACTGACGCCGGCCGTCTCTACTTGAGCGAACAAGCCGTTGCCCTGGATGGCGTTCGCATGCGCATTGACGTCAGCAAGCGCTCGCTGCGCGGCCAGGACCGGCCACCGCAAATCCACGAGGCGGTGCACAACCTGCGCCACGCCTTGCACTCGCACCACGGGCGCTGGAGCCCGGAAGAAATCACGCGAGTCGCGGCGCTGCTCAACCGCACCGCGCAAGCCATTGCCGACGGGAAAGACCAATGA
- a CDS encoding CS1 type fimbrial major subunit, which produces MFQKFAFAASLTVVALSTSPAFAAGEASHTVNLKANIPTTVFHAQPRDPNWGRDETMSYNLVSGELAPLTAIYDIRNTNGSVHAYIEGGPAVLFNGDTTQNIPLTTTLNGVTLTGTPKEVVNEADSTPGVSAEMRIAAAKPNATQRGSYTAVMPVVFDAVLPVGP; this is translated from the coding sequence ATGTTCCAGAAGTTTGCATTTGCCGCCTCCCTGACGGTTGTCGCGTTGAGCACCTCGCCGGCTTTTGCCGCCGGTGAAGCCAGCCACACTGTCAATCTCAAGGCAAACATCCCGACCACCGTGTTCCATGCCCAGCCGCGTGATCCGAACTGGGGCCGTGACGAAACCATGAGCTACAACCTGGTGAGTGGTGAGTTGGCGCCTTTGACTGCGATCTACGACATCCGCAACACCAACGGCTCGGTGCATGCCTACATCGAAGGTGGCCCGGCCGTACTGTTCAATGGCGACACCACTCAAAACATCCCGCTGACCACCACCCTCAACGGCGTCACCCTGACCGGTACGCCAAAGGAAGTGGTTAACGAAGCGGACTCCACTCCAGGTGTCAGCGCAGAGATGCGCATCGCCGCTGCCAAGCCGAACGCTACCCAGCGTGGTTCGTACACCGCGGTGATGCCGGTGGTATTCGACGCTGTATTGCCTGTAGGGCCTTGA